The proteins below come from a single Periophthalmus magnuspinnatus isolate fPerMag1 chromosome 7, fPerMag1.2.pri, whole genome shotgun sequence genomic window:
- the LOC129456398 gene encoding E3 SUMO-protein ligase ZBED1 encodes MQKAFEHFPDAWLGCFGHNLNLAVSKILNLKRVESAVRACRHLVQEFSRSWKRRRELKVKQTALQLPVKSLIHDVVTRWGSTFQMLERFLSQQQAISATLAGERGAWHLMPKETDLSVMGQVCELLGPLSQFTDALSTETSVTLSTLKPVLEHIKTEILIQSNDDPPLITQMKKTMREDLDSRYSEKALKMMDIACFIDPRFKGNFSENLVDIVSITVQEALRLVPVNVRQEPPAEMTSRPISTSTLDKASTHGLTGLLKKITATRQQRTEEQSTIEDQVKAEVKIYMCLPSVETEEDPLLWWGGHAGELPHLSRIARRFLCIPATSVPSERIFSASGSIVTPHRARLNPEKVNMLTFLHFNLP; translated from the exons ATGCAAAAGGCATTTGAACATTTTCCTGACGCATGGCTTGGGTGCTTTGGCCATAACTTGAATTTGGCTGTTTCAAAAATTCTGAATCTGAAACGTGTTGAATCTGCAGTGCGAGCCTGTCGTCATCTGGTTCAGGAGTTCTCAAGAAGCtggaaaaggagaagagagcTAAAAGTTAAACAAACTGCTCTGCAGTTACCAGTCAAGTCGCTCATTCATGATGTAGTTACCCGGTGGGGGTCTACATTTCAGATGCTAGAACGATTTCTTAGTCAGCAACAGGCAATTAGTGCAACATTAGCAGGGGAACGAGGAGCGTGGCACCTGATGCCCAAAGAGACTGACCTCTCTGTTATGGGGCAAGTCTGTGAGCTCCTTGGTCCTCTTAGCCAGTTCACTGATGCACTTTCCACAGAGACCAGTGTAACGCTCTCTACTCTGAAACCTGTTCTGGAGCACATTAAAACAGAGATCTTGATCCAAAGCAATGATGACCCTCCACTCATAACTCAAATGAAGAAGACAATGAGAGAGGATCTTGACTCTAGGTATTCAGAAAAAGCACTCAAAATGATGGACATAGCATGTTTTATTGACCCCCGCTTCAAAGGAAACTTCTCTGAAAATCTTGTAGACATTGTCAGTATCACTGTGCAAGAGGCCCTTAGACTGGTTCCTGTGAATGTGAGACAAGAACCTCCAGCTGAAATGACTAGTAGACCCATTTCCACCTCTACACTTGATAAAGCCAGCACCCATGGACTGACTGGGCTACTGAAGAAGATCACAGCAACAAGGCAGCAGAGAACTGAAGAACAGAGCACAATAGAAGATCag GTGAAGGCAGAAGTAAAGATTTACATGTGTCTTCCTTCTGTCGAGACTGAAGAGGACCCGCTGCTGTGGTGGGGTGGTCATGCAGGAGAGCTGCCTCATCTTTCAAGGATTGCCAGAAGGTTTCTGTGCATACCTGCAACAAGCGTTCCCTCAGAAAGAATCTTTAGTGCAAGTGGTAGCATTGTCACTCCTCATCGAGCAAGACTTAACCCTGAAAAAGTAAACATGCTGACCTTTTTGCACTTTAATTTACCATGA